The window GTCCGAACAGGACGGTGTGCACGAGCAGCGGGAACAGCTGGTGCAGCCCGATCCGCCGCTCCCAGCCCTCGGCCAGCGGCGCGACCTCGTCGTACGCGCCCAGCACGCGGTCGAGGTGCGGGCAGCCGAACAGGTGCAGCATCGCCAGGTCCGTCTCGCGGTGCCCGCCGTGGGCGGCCGGGTCGATCAGCCACGCCTCGTGCCCGTCCCACAGGACGTTGCCGGTCCACAGGTCGCCGTGCAGCCGAGACGGCGGTTCGGCCGACGCCGGGATCCGGCCGCAGGCGCGCTCGAACAACGCCGCTTCGGCCGCGTCGAACGTGCCCGCGTCGACCGCCTGCCGGACGTAGGGCAGGACGCGGTCCGACGCGTACCAGGAAGCCCAGTCGTCGCCGGGAACGTTCGCCATCGGCGCCCGGCCGATCCACGCGTCGGCGGGCCCGCCCGGGGGAGCCGCGCCGAACGCCGGGGCCCCGGCCGCGTGCAGCCGCGCCAGCTCCCGGCCGAGCCGCTCGGCCGCGGCCGCCGAAGACCGCCCCGGCGGGACGCGGTCGACCACCAGCCAGTCGTCGTCGTGGCCGGCCACGGACGGCACCGGAACGGCCTCCGCCGACGCCAGCCAGCGCAGGCTCGCGGCCTCGGCCGCGGTCGCGCCCGGCGCGTGCCCGCGCTTGACCACGACGACGCGGCCGTCGTCCAGGACGGCTTCGCGGAGGTCTCCCGGCATCGGGCGCCACTCGGCGACGGCGTGCCCGGTGAGCCGGGCCACGGGCTCGGTCATGTCCCGCACGGTACCGGCGCGCTACGGTGTCCGCCGGAGGGTGCGACGGTGACGGTGCGGGTCCAGGAGTTCGAACGGGTGCTGACGGCGCTGGCGGAGGTCCAGCGGTCGGAGGCACGCGACTATTCGTCGTTCAGCGTGCGCGGCAAGCGGTTCGGCTACTACTGGCCGCGAACCCGCACGGTCGGGGTGAAGCAGACGATCTCCGAGCAGCTGGCGCTGGTGTCCGAACGCCCGGACGTGTTCGAGGTCCAGTTCACCGCGGGCGGCTTCGGCTGGGTCGTGGTGTACCTCGACAAGATCGACGCCGACGAGCTGGCCGAGCTCGTCTACGAAGCCTGGCGGTTGTCCGCCCCGGAGGACCTCGTCGCCGAGGTCCCCTTCACCAGGATCGCCCGCGCGTAGCGCAGGGCGGACCGCCACGGTGTCGCGGGAAGGCCGTTCCCCGTCCAGTCCCCGGACTGGCGGACGCGGACGGGGAACGGAACCGGCTTCCTCAGCCCTCGACGCGGTGCGAGGCCCAGAACGACGTCAGGTCGGTCGACCCGGCGGCCGCCTGCGCCGCGGCCTTGAACTCGGCCGTCGTGGACACGCCGTACCAGTGCGACTGGGCGTAGGACTTCAGCAGGTTGGCCATCGCCGTGTCGCCGATGGTCCGCCGCAGGTCGTGCAGCGTGCACTTGCCGTAGTCGTAGACGACCGTCGAGTACCGGGACGAATGCGCGTCCCAGTACGCCATCGAGTTGGTCAGCTTCTCCGCGCTCGACTGCCAGGTGATGCCGCAGCCGCTGCCGGTGATCCCGCGGTAGAGGTCGGTGGCGTAGTCGGTGAAGCTCTCGTCGAGCCACGGCGAGTTGTACTCGTCATCGCCGACGATGCCGTAGAACCACTGGTGCCCCAGCTCGTGCGGGAGCGCCGTGGCCGACACGAGATCCAGCACGAAGCCGGGGTACTCCATGCCGCCGAACCAGAAGTTGTTGTCC of the Amycolatopsis sp. NBC_01488 genome contains:
- a CDS encoding fructosamine kinase family protein, whose translation is MTEPVARLTGHAVAEWRPMPGDLREAVLDDGRVVVVKRGHAPGATAAEAASLRWLASAEAVPVPSVAGHDDDWLVVDRVPPGRSSAAAAERLGRELARLHAAGAPAFGAAPPGGPADAWIGRAPMANVPGDDWASWYASDRVLPYVRQAVDAGTFDAAEAALFERACGRIPASAEPPSRLHGDLWTGNVLWDGHEAWLIDPAAHGGHRETDLAMLHLFGCPHLDRVLGAYDEVAPLAEGWERRIGLHQLFPLLVHTVLFGRSYAGQAVAAARTLG
- a CDS encoding MmcQ/YjbR family DNA-binding protein, translated to MTVRVQEFERVLTALAEVQRSEARDYSSFSVRGKRFGYYWPRTRTVGVKQTISEQLALVSERPDVFEVQFTAGGFGWVVVYLDKIDADELAELVYEAWRLSAPEDLVAEVPFTRIARA